One genomic region from Solwaraspora sp. WMMD792 encodes:
- a CDS encoding putative T7SS-secreted protein, which yields MLGLKSDPTPGDPGRLEELADSLRQLGRLALRVDEGFVAILRTTGPEAFAGKAADALRDLIDSNLRRYVQTLCSAFYAAAGALDSFAGELRIQQDRADRALRDAAALEDDDPARHEHAATAQAAGEAKQEAARSAAAKIKAASQSISSPIGACEEFWQDFGKVALALFVAGLVFGGPIALAAIAANAAIFVKTGIAFAQGKASGLEMLFATLNMVGSTTTAPLGYLLLKAGGAVGKGIKIGGTQVVKGGSKLANLPTHLGNGLRLNTSRYGTAIGTANWVGTGIVGLGKFGLTVVALPFKAVYYGVPMLGRGIASVWQGIKSFSLRGELGGHKWLRIITPAEATEITLLGVGPAMKVALIERGIFSRYLFGMSMPLRGGSAMVGGASRTVDALVDLPASRLVHLAVPDWPLHPRMFDALPPSWMTPHGPGPHPPAGGMSITDSHFLSLHVSHQVDALVDLTRSELAQVKTGAWLGDVTPKGFSTTPGGLLTPSAAPSGDLSTGLLHTVTSVVESPSAHKVVVTAASGPDVAPAIGHHLPQTGRAAMHPVELPGSGSVVTHKPGALTPDLPTVAASTHDQRMLGLQAQHAVGTTARPTVTAADMGVAVPVPSGATGFGRATPVDVAGSGATTLPGGSMARLEAAALDLVARGRAEAPSVPTGAMTPEKAGTVVRSETSGLAVRATPTAESAGVAVRATPTPVTPGITVRPATVPETAGTAARPTTVPVRSEPVHAQVHQHPRPFAGYLENGQSHLLYRGIFGAANDPITAQRFELWQEYETARLTGQPAKMRALEDKLSELDVDIEAAHAATDRIDRERAWHNPMIGGGDGQPSVGAPRGTPVRNSVLRDETIGLQVQPIRDAGGQPAGYQVLDLVGAPTSYTFNLGEFGGTASIVGDTNVWRYRLGRNGDRYEPVASGVGISGGDGVAGHGWFFMRGHAEDSMWLERNGIQQEVKRAGSEFIVESPEAGWFRFGPDGVVTAEGRDLPTWLLPSGQALRKNGGPWQVVNADETPLSGYHGLSEGKHIVLVEGRFARFAADWTPVAKGRSVPLGGPQEHVLVQDLDSAAWQVERRSADSWTVDDEHHLVPADGDMPMTIVKVDGSGFHVVGDDLSVTATGTKVAGTSHPLRDHYLVSPSGDGTPYLTDASRSKLDTYGVERLEGGGWRIDGRDIVHRLDDQLHVSRIGLLLRGDHPLDGMYAVVDRSARTWHLGSTVDELNVGYTVHAEKNVLQVTDDAGIFHRFNGDRDLVAIGRPLRLGEDGVRWAGNPLRDHVLVQHMDGPGWHVEDVNRLLMNGYRVDVDGAGLRITHDGGAFHLLDADHRLTSVGVPLRHEGHSLDGQFLVRTGTGGWELKTAGLDDVTGFERRLEGGVTTFIRQDATALKVLETIELPDGRLLNAFTPPAFVAFYKWPVWQVTDHTGAQVASGTRYFDVTGNYWWDEASGVKVHEFQAGLHKGHVLALNDPASGWTWHRFDDATNAYVASGPRTQKLFGGWTDHLGAAGSPDRALVHEKWKKFTWPDRQHQYLEYGLVQAPSGQWDRSELWQRISPRKAVTGSQTELATGGHLTVERWMEQRPPGWLRHLSGVVPDSLQQRWPHLAADSGFRVSRWTATAVDGTPLGSGTRFTTYNGGYIDIAADGSFQRAFVKLDNGNTLTVGDDLVAPGAVDLRPEPGTVTYRWSERGVGGERSGLRVDLDGAGHAWEDRFLDGQTLRVARIGHSDGAVTEFRNPPQPDGIAEQLAGQDWVRRGKHGLVGGRADTWPQLNEPPANPTPAGSPAEAAAGPAAPRGGWVAAKPLDDSSIWDGFRPVAELRNRSWQWVDSEGHSGDRVYNLFTRNPAMTYDESFQDFFDGVVIRDVRALADGDTVRAWRNYDPETGRFGWRWEKLDRHGRVLPQPVEGTPIRQWLSPTGEWVDDWVSGANRFQDLIRDGRPGGTVIREIPADVPVARVREYPDITDRRVWNEFDQGIVVRSRKPLEFTGFDGQPLPTGLYKETDAWRGQWRVYRENDILVALRREDHNIYLSPDPTSPIDPGRFTIVGRDLEYRGMLEAMRGWNGTLHEIHRMPWGRSAVGPDGALLGEAAYRSYTELVLKKMAFDFGYEFVFEFVVGLGFSAFAALVTGDEFGFENVAKALLRAGVGAGVKSGLGAALIDWRHGPLHNYRLGLSNLDSGYAPSRRPLNHDDSWRTDWAGPDHPVRWRGTTFNFFYGLGTSVVTSFIYGTASAAIFGYENKAGDLVDPTFSEALEYGGVLALASVPSGLPGSVLTTAWVGYARGRLYNPLGIGDTLHQLVMRSGEKSLYNFVTYPMLIDHLPPPHYDDPKKDDDPKKEVA from the coding sequence GTGCTCGGCCTGAAGTCCGACCCGACCCCCGGCGACCCCGGTCGCCTGGAGGAACTGGCGGACTCGCTGCGCCAGCTCGGCAGGCTCGCGCTCAGGGTCGACGAGGGGTTCGTCGCCATTCTGCGCACCACCGGCCCGGAGGCCTTCGCCGGTAAGGCCGCCGACGCGCTCCGGGACCTGATCGACTCGAATCTCCGTCGATACGTGCAGACGCTCTGCAGCGCCTTTTACGCGGCCGCCGGGGCGTTGGACAGCTTCGCCGGTGAGCTGCGTATCCAGCAGGATCGGGCGGACCGGGCGCTGAGGGACGCTGCGGCGCTGGAGGATGACGACCCGGCCCGGCACGAGCACGCCGCCACGGCGCAGGCGGCCGGTGAGGCGAAGCAGGAGGCGGCTCGGTCGGCCGCTGCCAAGATCAAGGCTGCGTCGCAGAGCATCTCCTCGCCGATCGGTGCCTGTGAGGAGTTCTGGCAGGACTTCGGCAAGGTCGCCCTGGCCCTGTTCGTCGCCGGGCTGGTGTTCGGCGGCCCGATCGCGTTGGCCGCGATCGCCGCCAACGCCGCCATCTTCGTCAAGACCGGCATCGCCTTCGCGCAGGGCAAGGCGAGCGGTCTGGAGATGCTCTTCGCCACCCTGAACATGGTGGGGTCCACGACCACGGCACCGCTCGGCTATCTGCTGCTCAAGGCCGGTGGCGCCGTCGGCAAAGGGATCAAAATAGGCGGCACCCAAGTGGTCAAGGGCGGTTCGAAACTCGCCAACCTGCCCACCCACCTCGGCAACGGCCTGCGCCTGAACACCAGTCGGTACGGCACCGCCATCGGCACGGCGAACTGGGTCGGCACCGGGATCGTCGGGCTCGGCAAGTTCGGTCTGACGGTCGTCGCCCTGCCGTTCAAAGCCGTCTACTACGGGGTTCCGATGCTGGGTCGGGGCATCGCATCCGTCTGGCAGGGGATCAAGAGCTTCTCCCTGCGCGGGGAACTGGGCGGGCACAAATGGTTGCGCATCATCACCCCGGCCGAGGCGACCGAGATCACCCTGCTCGGCGTGGGTCCGGCCATGAAGGTCGCGCTCATCGAGCGGGGCATCTTCAGCAGGTACCTGTTCGGCATGTCGATGCCCCTGCGTGGTGGGAGCGCAATGGTCGGCGGGGCCAGCCGTACCGTCGACGCGCTTGTCGACCTGCCCGCCAGCCGGCTCGTCCACCTGGCGGTCCCGGACTGGCCGCTGCACCCCAGGATGTTCGATGCCCTGCCCCCCAGCTGGATGACGCCGCACGGGCCCGGACCTCACCCGCCGGCCGGTGGAATGTCCATTACCGACAGTCACTTCCTCAGCTTGCACGTCAGCCACCAGGTGGACGCTCTCGTCGACCTGACCCGCAGCGAACTGGCGCAGGTGAAGACCGGCGCATGGCTCGGCGACGTGACGCCGAAGGGCTTCTCGACCACGCCCGGCGGCCTGCTCACTCCGTCGGCGGCGCCGTCCGGTGACCTCTCCACTGGACTGCTACACACCGTGACCTCCGTGGTCGAGTCGCCGTCGGCCCACAAAGTCGTCGTCACCGCAGCGTCCGGCCCCGACGTGGCGCCCGCCATCGGACATCATCTGCCCCAGACCGGACGGGCGGCGATGCACCCGGTCGAGCTGCCCGGCAGCGGCTCGGTGGTCACGCACAAGCCCGGCGCGCTCACCCCCGACCTGCCCACGGTGGCGGCCAGCACCCACGACCAGCGCATGCTGGGACTGCAGGCCCAGCACGCCGTGGGAACCACGGCCCGGCCGACGGTGACGGCTGCGGACATGGGGGTGGCCGTGCCGGTTCCATCGGGTGCGACCGGGTTCGGCCGTGCCACCCCCGTCGACGTCGCCGGGTCCGGCGCGACCACTCTGCCCGGTGGATCGATGGCGCGGCTCGAGGCGGCAGCGCTGGACCTGGTCGCTAGGGGCCGGGCCGAGGCACCATCGGTGCCGACCGGTGCGATGACGCCGGAAAAGGCCGGTACGGTGGTCCGTTCCGAGACGTCTGGGCTTGCGGTGCGTGCTACGCCGACGGCGGAGTCGGCCGGGGTTGCGGTGCGTGCTACGCCGACGCCGGTAACGCCTGGCATCACGGTCCGCCCCGCAACGGTCCCGGAAACGGCCGGGACGGCAGCGCGTCCGACCACGGTCCCGGTCCGCTCCGAGCCGGTCCACGCCCAGGTGCATCAGCATCCACGGCCTTTCGCCGGATACCTGGAAAACGGCCAGTCGCACCTGCTGTACCGGGGAATCTTCGGTGCCGCCAACGACCCGATCACGGCGCAGCGGTTCGAGCTATGGCAGGAGTACGAAACCGCCCGGTTGACCGGCCAGCCGGCGAAGATGCGTGCGCTCGAAGACAAATTGAGTGAGCTGGACGTGGACATCGAAGCCGCCCACGCGGCCACCGACCGGATCGACCGGGAACGTGCCTGGCACAACCCCATGATTGGGGGCGGCGACGGGCAGCCGAGCGTGGGGGCCCCACGCGGCACGCCGGTCCGCAACAGTGTGCTCCGCGACGAGACGATCGGCCTCCAGGTGCAGCCGATACGCGACGCCGGGGGTCAGCCGGCCGGGTACCAGGTGCTGGATCTGGTTGGCGCCCCGACCAGTTACACGTTCAATCTCGGCGAGTTTGGTGGAACGGCGTCGATCGTCGGCGACACGAACGTGTGGCGATACCGCCTCGGGCGCAACGGCGATCGGTACGAGCCTGTGGCGTCCGGGGTCGGGATCTCCGGTGGGGACGGGGTCGCCGGCCACGGATGGTTCTTCATGCGCGGTCACGCCGAGGACAGCATGTGGCTGGAACGCAACGGCATTCAACAGGAGGTGAAACGAGCCGGATCCGAATTCATCGTCGAGTCGCCGGAAGCCGGCTGGTTCCGGTTCGGCCCGGACGGTGTGGTGACCGCCGAGGGCCGTGACCTTCCGACCTGGCTGCTCCCGTCGGGGCAGGCGCTCCGTAAGAACGGTGGGCCCTGGCAGGTTGTCAACGCCGACGAAACACCACTCTCCGGATACCACGGCCTGTCGGAAGGCAAGCACATCGTGCTCGTGGAAGGCCGTTTCGCCCGTTTCGCGGCTGACTGGACTCCTGTTGCCAAGGGTCGGTCCGTGCCGCTCGGCGGCCCGCAGGAACACGTCCTGGTCCAGGACCTCGACAGTGCGGCATGGCAGGTCGAGCGTCGGTCGGCGGACTCGTGGACGGTGGACGATGAACACCACCTCGTCCCCGCCGACGGGGACATGCCGATGACGATCGTAAAAGTCGACGGGAGTGGGTTCCACGTCGTCGGCGACGACCTCAGCGTCACCGCCACCGGTACGAAGGTCGCGGGCACGAGCCACCCGTTGCGGGACCACTATCTGGTCTCGCCGTCCGGTGACGGTACGCCGTACCTGACGGATGCATCCCGGTCCAAGCTGGACACGTACGGGGTCGAACGGCTGGAGGGGGGCGGCTGGCGGATCGACGGCAGGGACATCGTGCACCGGCTCGACGATCAACTTCATGTCAGCCGCATCGGTCTGCTGCTGCGCGGGGACCATCCGTTGGACGGCATGTACGCGGTGGTGGACCGATCCGCCAGGACCTGGCACCTGGGGTCAACCGTCGACGAGCTGAATGTCGGCTACACCGTCCATGCGGAAAAGAACGTCCTGCAGGTCACCGACGACGCCGGGATTTTCCACCGGTTCAACGGCGACCGTGACCTCGTTGCGATTGGCCGTCCGCTGCGGCTCGGGGAGGACGGGGTCCGCTGGGCCGGCAACCCGCTCCGGGACCACGTTCTGGTGCAGCACATGGACGGGCCGGGCTGGCATGTCGAGGATGTCAACCGGCTGCTCATGAACGGATACCGCGTGGACGTGGACGGCGCGGGACTGCGGATCACCCACGATGGCGGGGCGTTCCACCTTCTCGACGCCGATCATCGACTCACCTCGGTCGGTGTCCCACTGCGACACGAGGGTCATTCGTTGGACGGCCAGTTCCTGGTCCGGACCGGAACCGGCGGCTGGGAGCTCAAGACCGCCGGACTGGACGACGTGACCGGGTTCGAACGGCGTCTGGAGGGCGGCGTGACGACGTTCATCAGGCAGGACGCCACCGCCCTCAAGGTCCTCGAAACGATCGAACTGCCCGACGGGCGGCTGCTGAACGCGTTCACCCCACCGGCGTTCGTCGCGTTCTACAAATGGCCGGTGTGGCAGGTCACCGACCACACCGGGGCGCAGGTGGCCAGCGGCACGCGCTACTTCGACGTCACCGGCAACTACTGGTGGGACGAGGCGTCGGGGGTGAAGGTGCACGAGTTCCAGGCCGGACTGCACAAGGGCCACGTGCTCGCCCTGAACGACCCGGCCAGCGGCTGGACCTGGCACCGGTTCGACGACGCGACCAACGCGTACGTGGCCAGCGGGCCGCGTACCCAGAAGCTGTTCGGTGGGTGGACCGACCACCTCGGGGCCGCCGGCTCGCCGGACCGGGCGCTCGTGCACGAGAAGTGGAAGAAGTTCACCTGGCCGGATCGGCAGCATCAGTATCTCGAGTACGGCCTGGTCCAGGCCCCGTCGGGACAGTGGGACCGTTCGGAACTGTGGCAGCGGATCAGTCCGCGCAAGGCGGTGACCGGCAGCCAGACCGAACTGGCGACCGGTGGCCATCTGACCGTCGAACGCTGGATGGAGCAACGCCCACCCGGCTGGCTCCGCCACCTCAGCGGGGTGGTGCCGGACTCGCTTCAGCAACGCTGGCCGCACCTTGCCGCAGACAGCGGATTCCGCGTCTCTCGCTGGACCGCCACCGCCGTCGACGGCACGCCGCTGGGCAGCGGCACCAGGTTCACCACGTACAACGGCGGCTACATCGACATCGCCGCGGACGGCTCGTTCCAACGGGCCTTCGTCAAGCTGGACAACGGCAACACGCTGACCGTCGGCGACGACCTGGTGGCCCCCGGCGCCGTCGACCTGCGACCGGAGCCCGGTACGGTGACGTACCGCTGGTCGGAGCGCGGCGTCGGTGGCGAGCGGTCCGGTCTGCGGGTCGACCTCGACGGGGCGGGCCACGCCTGGGAGGACCGTTTCCTGGACGGGCAGACCCTCCGGGTGGCGCGGATCGGCCACTCGGACGGGGCGGTGACGGAGTTCCGCAACCCGCCGCAGCCCGATGGGATCGCCGAGCAGTTGGCGGGCCAGGACTGGGTCAGACGCGGCAAGCACGGCCTGGTCGGCGGTCGCGCCGACACCTGGCCGCAGCTGAACGAACCACCCGCCAACCCCACCCCGGCCGGGTCGCCGGCCGAGGCCGCCGCCGGTCCGGCGGCCCCGCGTGGCGGATGGGTGGCTGCCAAGCCGCTGGACGACAGCTCGATCTGGGACGGGTTCCGGCCGGTGGCGGAGTTGCGCAACCGCTCGTGGCAGTGGGTCGACAGCGAAGGCCATAGCGGCGATCGGGTCTACAACCTGTTCACCAGGAACCCGGCGATGACCTACGACGAGTCCTTCCAGGACTTCTTCGACGGCGTGGTGATCCGCGACGTGCGGGCTCTGGCGGACGGCGACACCGTCCGGGCCTGGCGGAACTACGACCCGGAGACCGGCCGCTTCGGGTGGCGCTGGGAGAAGCTCGACCGCCACGGCCGGGTCCTCCCGCAACCGGTCGAGGGCACTCCGATACGTCAGTGGCTCAGCCCCACCGGCGAATGGGTCGACGACTGGGTCAGCGGTGCGAACCGGTTCCAGGACCTGATCAGGGACGGTCGTCCGGGCGGGACGGTGATCCGTGAGATCCCGGCGGACGTTCCGGTGGCACGCGTGCGGGAGTACCCCGACATCACCGACCGGAGGGTGTGGAACGAGTTCGACCAAGGCATCGTCGTCCGTAGCCGCAAGCCCTTGGAGTTCACCGGTTTCGATGGCCAGCCGCTGCCGACCGGCCTCTACAAGGAGACCGACGCGTGGCGCGGGCAGTGGCGGGTCTACCGCGAGAACGACATTCTGGTGGCCCTGCGCCGCGAGGACCACAACATCTACCTCAGCCCGGACCCGACGAGCCCGATCGACCCGGGCAGATTCACGATCGTGGGTCGCGACCTCGAGTATCGCGGCATGCTCGAGGCGATGCGTGGCTGGAACGGCACGCTGCACGAGATCCACCGGATGCCGTGGGGCCGCTCGGCAGTCGGGCCCGACGGCGCGCTGCTCGGCGAGGCGGCGTACCGGTCGTACACCGAGCTGGTGTTGAAGAAGATGGCGTTCGACTTCGGCTACGAGTTCGTGTTCGAGTTCGTGGTGGGTCTCGGGTTCTCGGCCTTCGCGGCGCTGGTCACGGGTGACGAATTCGGCTTCGAGAACGTCGCAAAGGCCCTGCTGCGCGCCGGGGTCGGCGCGGGTGTCAAGTCCGGTCTGGGGGCGGCGCTCATCGACTGGCGCCACGGTCCGCTGCACAACTACCGGCTGGGGCTGAGCAACCTTGACAGCGGCTACGCCCCCAGCCGCCGCCCGTTGAACCACGACGACAGTTGGCGGACCGACTGGGCCGGGCCGGACCATCCGGTGCGCTGGCGGGGCACCACCTTCAACTTCTTCTACGGACTCGGCACCAGCGTCGTCACCAGCTTCATTTACGGAACGGCGAGCGCTGCCATCTTCGGGTACGAGAACAAGGCCGGCGACTTGGTCGACCCGACCTTCTCGGAGGCGTTGGAGTACGGCGGCGTCCTGGCCCTGGCGTCGGTTCCTAGCGGGTTGCCCGGTTCGGTGCTCACCACCGCGTGGGTCGGTTACGCCCGTGGCCGGCTCTACAACCCCCTCGGCATCGGGGACACCCTCCACCAGTTGGTGATGAGGTCAGGCGAGAAGTCGCTGTACAACTTCGTCACGTACCCGATGTTGATAGACCATTTGCCACCACCGCACTACGACGACCCGAAGAAGGACGACGACCCGAAGAAGGAGGTCGCGTGA